A window of the Salvelinus namaycush isolate Seneca unplaced genomic scaffold, SaNama_1.0 Scaffold680, whole genome shotgun sequence genome harbors these coding sequences:
- the LOC120042420 gene encoding OX-2 membrane glycoprotein-like, which yields HAGFSQLVRTQHVVTATLGEDAHFSCRLMKPKDELQVSWQKVTPGEIDNVATYNKRFGPIVNPPFQRNVEFEDEGLQNCTIVIRGVSRGDESCYKCLFNAYPDGAISGRSCEQL from the coding sequence CATGCAGGGTTCTCTCAGCTGGTGAGAACACAGCATGTTGTCACAGCAACCCTGGGAGAGGATGCTCACTTCAGCTGCAGGCTCATGAAACCCAAAGACGAGCTTCAAGTCAGCTGGCAGAAAGTGACACCAGGGGAGATTGATAATGTGGCCACCTACAACAAACGATTTGGACCAATAGTCAACCCACCTTTTCAGAGGAATGTGGAGTTTGAAGACGAGGGACTGCAGAACTGCACTATCGTCATCAGAGGAGTGTCAAGAGGAGACGAGTCCTGCTACAAGTGTCTGTTTAACGCCTATCCAGATGGAGCTATCAGTGGCAGGTCCTGTGAACAGCTGTGA
- the LOC120042421 gene encoding OX-2 membrane glycoprotein-like encodes MSPALFNALFILLIFLPNGLSQLVRTQQVVTATLGEDAVLNCELMKPKDVRQVTWQKVTTGPNENVATYSKRGPNVNPPFQGKVEFEDEGLQNCSIVIRGVSRGDESCYKCLFNAFPDGAISGTTCLQVNELYGPSLLITQTNNSHITLSCSATGRPVPIVTWDDIMIEHSTMVDVTHPNGTVTVTTTVTVVVSSLTDKEVRCVASMSFSDVTKNASMVIPASITGQSQVSDDDRISGAVVGAVMGSMCLIAVFCVIWLQKRRKDTSSR; translated from the exons ATGTCTCCTGCACTCTTCAACGCTCTGTTTATTCTGCTCATATTCCTCCCTAATG GGCTCTCTCAGTTGGTGAGAACACAGCAGGTTGTCACAGCAACCCTGGGAGAAGATGCAGTCTTAAACTGTGAGCTCATGAAACCCAAAGACGTGCGGCAAGTCACCTGGCAAAAAGTGACAACTGGGCCGAATGAAAATGTGGCCACTTACAGCAAACGAGGTCCCAATGTCAACCCACCTTTTCAGGGGAAAGTGGAGTTTGAAGATGAGGGACTGCAGAACTGCTCTATCGTCATCAGAGGCGTGTCAAGAGGAGACGAGTCCTGCTACAAATGTCTGTTTAATGCCTTTCCAGATGGAGCTATCAGTGGAACGACCTGCCTCCAAGTAAATG AGCTGTATGGACCCTCACTCCTCATCACACAAACCAACAACAGTCACAtcactctgtcctgttctgctacTGGACGACCTGTTCCTATAGTAACCTGGGATGACATAATGATAGAACATTCCACCATGGTTGATGTCACCCATCCCAATGGAACTGTCACTGTGACAACTACTGTAACAGTGGTAGTGTCCAGTCTAACTGACAAAGAAGTTAGGTGTGTTGCTTCTATGTCCTTCAGTGATGTCACCAAGAATGCTTCCATGGTGATTCCAGCTTCAATTACTG GCCAATCTCAGGTCTCTGATGATGACAGGATCAGTG GTGCAGTGGTTGGTGCGGTGATGGGTTcaatgtgtctcattgctgtaTTCTGTGTAATATGGCTGCAAAAGAGGAGAAAAGATACCTCCTCCAGGTAG